A region from the Pseudodesulfovibrio sp. JC047 genome encodes:
- a CDS encoding ABC transporter ATP-binding protein, whose product MNKDPIYQLVAVSKDFDGPSETVHILNKVDLTIEQGESVAVLGASGSGKTTLLHMLGTLDQATSGQIFMNGVELNTLGSGKRAELRNRDIGFVFQFHHLLPEFSTLENVAMPAFIAGKGRSEGLERAREALEMVGLGHRLDYKVTTLSGGERQRAAIARAILLRPKVLLADEPTGNLDGETGDMIGELLMTLNNELGMTSVVVTHNPELAGMMHRRVELRSGEFYAH is encoded by the coding sequence ATGAATAAAGACCCTATATACCAACTGGTTGCCGTGAGTAAGGATTTTGATGGTCCGTCGGAAACAGTCCATATCTTGAACAAGGTCGATCTGACCATTGAACAGGGTGAGTCCGTGGCTGTTCTCGGTGCTTCGGGGTCGGGAAAAACGACATTGTTGCACATGCTCGGCACATTGGATCAGGCGACCAGTGGACAGATTTTCATGAATGGTGTGGAATTGAATACACTGGGAAGCGGGAAACGGGCCGAATTACGGAATCGCGATATCGGGTTTGTTTTTCAGTTTCATCACTTGCTTCCAGAATTTTCAACGCTGGAAAATGTTGCCATGCCGGCGTTTATCGCGGGTAAGGGACGATCCGAAGGGTTGGAACGTGCAAGAGAAGCGCTTGAGATGGTTGGCCTCGGGCACAGATTGGACTATAAGGTGACAACCCTGTCAGGGGGCGAGCGGCAGCGTGCTGCGATTGCACGGGCTATCTTGCTTCGACCAAAAGTCCTTCTTGCCGATGAGCCTACCGGCAATCTTGATGGAGAAACAGGCGACATGATTGGTGAATTGTTGATGACTCTTAATAATGAATTAGGCATGACATCTGTTGTTGTGACACATAATCCAGAACTTGCAGGTATGATGCATCGGCGTGTTGAATTGCGTTCAGGAGAATTCTATGCTCACTAG
- a CDS encoding lipoprotein-releasing ABC transporter permease subunit — translation MRFESFIALRYLFALRKQSFISVISLFAVCGVALGVGALIVVIGVMNGFSTDLRDKILGVNAHVLVTSLRGGIKDYDTLANEAKKVSGVTGVTPFIYSEVMLSTRNGVKGVILRGIDPRTSDTVLSLSKDMISGDVRRLGDANDFPRIIIGSELAKRLGLIEGSEVNLLSPSGRSGAAGFTPKIRRFIVAGIFRTGMFEYDSSLGYVSIPAARNLLGFKGDVVSGLEISVDDVYNVDAISKDLRKKIASFTVYVRHWQEMNANLFAALELEKTAMFIILAMIVLVGSFSIVTSLVMLVIQKTKDIAVLMSIGANAKSIRNIFMLQGTLIGLAGTLIGFLIGVPLSLLLKKYQFIKLPSNVYPVDYLPVRLETWDMVAIGAAAFLLCFLATIYPAWRAAALNPSEALRYE, via the coding sequence ATGCGATTTGAATCGTTTATCGCACTGAGATATTTGTTTGCTCTGCGCAAACAGTCTTTTATCTCCGTTATATCGTTGTTCGCGGTCTGCGGCGTGGCTCTTGGAGTCGGCGCATTGATTGTCGTCATCGGTGTAATGAATGGGTTTTCTACGGATTTGCGAGATAAAATACTCGGTGTCAACGCACATGTCCTGGTCACGTCGCTGCGTGGCGGGATCAAAGATTATGACACGCTTGCCAACGAAGCAAAAAAGGTATCTGGCGTCACTGGTGTGACGCCTTTTATCTATTCTGAGGTCATGCTGTCGACCCGGAATGGCGTCAAAGGCGTGATTCTTCGGGGAATTGATCCGAGGACGTCCGATACAGTCTTGAGTTTGTCCAAGGACATGATCAGTGGCGATGTCAGGCGACTTGGGGATGCCAATGATTTCCCGCGAATTATTATCGGGTCCGAATTGGCGAAGCGATTGGGATTGATCGAAGGATCGGAAGTTAATTTGCTTTCGCCGTCCGGTCGATCCGGTGCCGCCGGTTTTACGCCCAAGATTCGACGATTTATCGTTGCGGGTATTTTCCGGACCGGGATGTTCGAGTATGATTCCTCCTTGGGATATGTCAGCATTCCAGCCGCCCGAAATCTTTTGGGATTCAAGGGCGATGTCGTATCAGGTTTGGAAATTAGCGTGGACGATGTGTACAATGTGGACGCCATTTCCAAAGACTTACGTAAAAAGATTGCGAGTTTTACGGTCTATGTTCGGCACTGGCAGGAAATGAATGCCAATTTATTCGCCGCGTTGGAATTGGAAAAGACAGCCATGTTCATCATTCTTGCGATGATTGTTCTTGTCGGTTCTTTCAGTATTGTGACAAGTTTGGTCATGCTGGTTATTCAGAAAACCAAAGACATTGCAGTTCTCATGTCCATCGGAGCTAATGCCAAGAGTATTCGGAATATTTTTATGCTTCAAGGAACACTGATTGGCCTTGCTGGAACTCTGATAGGGTTTCTTATCGGTGTGCCGTTGAGTTTGCTCTTGAAGAAATATCAGTTTATCAAATTACCAAGTAATGTGTATCCGGTTGATTATCTACCGGTTCGTCTGGAGACTTGGGATATGGTGGCCATTGGTGCTGCGGCATTTTTGCTGTGTTTTCTGGCAACCATCTACCCGGCGTGGCGGGCAGCGGCCTTGAACCCGAGCGAAGCCTTGCGTTATGAATAA